In Rhizobium sp. ZPR4, a genomic segment contains:
- the gloB gene encoding hydroxyacylglutathione hydrolase, which produces MKPLELEIFICRSDNFGVLVHDPESGLTASIDAPEAEAVLKAADRRGWTISHILTTHHHTDHVEGNLALKEQFGCEIIGPINEAVAIPGLDRAVGDGDTFEFAGHTVNVIETPGHTAGHVCYHFADDKLLFAADTLFALGCGRLFERTPADMWASLQKLAVLPDETAVYFGHEYTLSNARFALTIDPDNERLKARAADIEALRAEGKFTIPTTLALEKETNPFLRAADPAIRRNLLMESRSNDEVFAEIRKRKDNF; this is translated from the coding sequence ATGAAACCATTGGAATTAGAGATTTTTATCTGCCGTTCCGACAATTTCGGCGTCTTGGTCCATGATCCCGAAAGCGGATTGACGGCATCGATCGACGCTCCGGAGGCGGAGGCGGTCCTGAAGGCTGCCGATCGGCGCGGCTGGACGATCAGCCACATCCTGACGACCCATCATCATACCGATCACGTCGAGGGCAATCTGGCGCTGAAAGAACAATTCGGCTGTGAGATCATCGGCCCGATCAACGAGGCCGTCGCCATTCCCGGCCTCGATCGCGCCGTCGGTGACGGCGATACATTCGAGTTTGCCGGCCATACGGTCAATGTCATCGAAACGCCCGGCCACACCGCCGGCCACGTCTGCTATCACTTTGCCGACGACAAGCTGCTCTTTGCCGCCGATACCCTGTTTGCGCTCGGCTGCGGCCGCCTGTTCGAACGCACGCCGGCCGACATGTGGGCTTCGCTGCAGAAGCTTGCCGTGCTGCCGGACGAGACGGCCGTCTATTTCGGCCATGAATATACGCTCTCCAACGCCCGTTTCGCGCTGACCATCGATCCCGACAATGAGCGGCTGAAAGCGCGCGCCGCCGATATCGAGGCATTGAGAGCGGAAGGCAAGTTCACCATCCCGACGACGCTGGCGCTGGAGAAGGAAACGAACCCGTTCCTGCGCGCAGCCGATCCCGCGATTCGCCGTAACCTGCTGATGGAAAGCCGCAGCAACGACGAGGTCTTCGCCGAGATCCGCAAGCGCAAGGACAATTTCTGA